In Polyangium spumosum, the genomic stretch TGGGACTCGCTGACCGTTTACGAGACGCGACTGCAGCAGGAATCGCTGAAGTTCGACGTCCTCAGCGAGGAGGGGCTCAACCTGGGGGTCGAGGTCTCGATACGGTATCGGCCGAACAAGGAAATGCTCGGGTTCCTGCACCAGGACATCGGCACGGAGTATTTCAAGCGTCTCATCAAGCCCGAGGTCGAAGCCCATGTCCGGCGTACATTCGGAAACAGGCCGGCGTACGAGATTTACGCGAGCTCGCGAGACGTCCTCCAGGAGCTCGGCCAGATCCCCGTCCTCGGCAGGCTCGAGGAGAGCGACGACCACCTCTCCTCGCGTCCGTACGTCATCATTCAGGAGCTCAAGCTCATCGATATCGAGCTGCCGGCCATCGTCGAGAGCGCGATCGCGGACAAGTACAAGCAGGAACAGCTCATGCTCGAGTACCGATACAGGCTCGAGCGCGAGGAGAAAGAGGCCGAGCGAAAACGTACGGAGGCGGCCGGAATCCGGGATTACAACATCATCGCGAGCAAGCTGAACCCGGACGTGCTGCGCTGGCGGAGCATCGAGGCGACGCTCGAGCTGGCGAAGGCGCCCAGCTCGAAGGTCGTCGTCCTCGGCGGAGGGCAGGGCGCGCATTTGCTCATGAACGTCGAGCCATCGATGGCGACAGCCCCGGCCGCATCCGCTGCGCCCGCGCCCCCGGGAACCGCTGCGCCCCAAAAGCCTTGACGCGCGGCGTTCAGGCTCGAACATTCATCAGTTTCGGCCGGTCGCGTCTTCCCAGGTCCGGAGGAGATCGTGCACCACCTCGCCGTCGAGGCGCGGCGGTTCGAGGATCGGGGCCTCGAACGTCACGCCGTACCGCCGGAAGCGTAGGAAAGGGTTCTGCACGCTATCGTAGCCGCGGATGGAGAGCGCGGCATCCGCAGGGCGGAAGCCGTGTTCGATGGCCTTTTTCTGCATCTCGTCGCTGCGCAGGAAGGCGATCCACTTGCCGGCGACGAGCCTCTGCGCGTCGGTGATCTCCTGGCCGAAGTCGAGGAATACGACTGGATGCTGGTTCATAAACGTCGGCTGCGGATAGAGGACCCGGACGTCGGAGAGGACGCTGGCGAACTCGTCGATCCGAGCGAGGGTGTCGAAGGCGAGGTGCTCGTACGTCGCGACGGCGTCGTAGCGCGACGAACCCACGTTGAAGAACGAATCGGTGAGGAGCTCCGTGGAGTCCGGCGGCGCGTCGAGTCCGCCTTCGCACCGCCTGAGCCAGCTGCGGAACGCCGACCGTTGCTCGCGCAGGGCGCGCAGGAAGTCCTCCGGGGTCACCTCGTTCGAGACGGGACGAATGGCTTTCGGGAGCTTGGAGCCCGTACCGTGCTTGGAAATGTTCGTATCGCCCAGACGAACCTTCGGGGGCAACACGTAATCGTAGGCCATCAGGTAAAGTGTCTCGAACCCGGATGCTGCTCGGGTCGGGGACGTGTGACCGAACTTGACGCGCCCCCAGGACTCCATCTGGTCCACGGTGGGGAAGGGTGAAGCGGACGGCGGGTTCGTGACGTCCGGGGTCGTCGCGGCCCTGGGCGCGGGCGGGGGCAGTTTCTTCGGCGCAGGGAGAAGCGGCTTGTACCAGTCAATCCACGAGCCTGGCACCATGTCCTCGATGGGCATCCCCGACAGGTCCTGCTGCGTCGGGACGGCCGCGCACATGAGCTCGGCCCATTGTCCATGCTCGTGCGAAACCTTTGCCATGACGGCCTCCACGACCTGGCGACGATCATCCCAGATGAGCAAGACCAGAGGGGATTGGACCAACGAGATCTGCTCCTCGATGTCGAAGAGAGGTTTGCGCTGCGGATGTACCGTCTTCCAGCGGTTGTCCAGGTAGCGCAAGACGAGATCGTCGGCGGGCGCCCACAACGTCGGCGTTGCCTTTCCGCCGAGGATCGCGTCGGCCGACTCGATATCGCCCATGGCTGACAGCTTCACCTGGATGGTCGGGCAGAGTTTCGCAAAGCGATTGGCTGCTTGCTCTACCCACGCCCGCTTGTCGTCGCCATAGAGCATGCTGATGACCACCGGGCGCCCGTCCTTCGTGGGTGGGCCGCAGAGATCGGTCTGCGTGTTCGTGGTGGTCTTGACGTCGACGATGAGCGCCGTCTCGGCGTGGACCATTCGACGTTGGTCCCGTATGAACCCATACGCAATGTTGCCGAGGATCCATACCGCGAGCGCGAGGCCGCCCAGCTCCTTCCACAGACCAGGCCCTCTGTTCACGGATTCTTCGGGTCTACCGGGGGTCTTCGTCACGGTCCACTTGCTCGAAGCATGATTTCTTCAGCGGGAAGGTCCCAGTAATCTGCGTAGGTCTTTTTCGACGTTTCGACCTTCAGGCTCTTCTGACCCAGGTGGTAGTGGATCATGCACAGATGCACGTGCGTTGCGCCGGTGCGGCGGGCCATCTCGCGCAAGCCATCGACCTGCTCGACGGTGCCCATGTTCTTGCCGGCCAGGCGATCCATGATCGCGTCGAAGGTCATCGTGAAGGGGTTCTGGACGATGCGCGTCGATCCGCGCAGGTGTTTCTGGACGAGATCGATGAGAAACGTCGGGGACTTCGCGTCGCCGGGCGCCGCCGTCACGATCTGCGCGTGGCCCTCGTCCGTGAGGTGCGCGTCGAGGCCCACGAAGAGCTTCTCCAGGAAGTCGAGACCGTACGGTCCGGCCGCAGAGTGATGGAAGTATTGCATACCCGGCGGCGTTGGCTCGAACGGCGGGTTCGACATGACGTAATCGAAGCGCCTGCCTGCGAGGGGCAGAAAGAGCTGATCATTGCCGTCGACGATGGCGATTCTGTCCGCGACGCCGTTCAGCATCGCATTGAAACCAGCGAAGATCTTCGCCCGCGGGTTGATCTCGAGGGCCGTCACGTACCTCGCGCCAGCGCGCGCCGCGCCGATCGAGAGCACGCCCGAGCCGATGCCGATCTCGAGCACCTCGGCGCCTCGAATTCGGTCATGCGCGAGTTCGTCGAGGAAAAATTGCTGTTCGGCGAAGAGGGGAAAGACCTGATCGATGGCCGGATAGTCGAGTCTGTCCGTGACGACGTAGAGGCCGTCAATCCGATTCAGGCGTTTGTCGGCGAGCGCCACACGCAGGCTGGATTCGAGCCCGTTCATGCTGGAAATCAACCCGATTTCGCGGGTGCGGGGATGGCGCCGCTCTCGCGCAGGATCGCCGCTACCTCGGAGGCGACTCGCTCTCCGGCGCGAACGGCGCCTTCCATGAATCCATCGAACTCGGCGGATGTCTCCGAGCCGCCCCAATGAATGCGACCAACGGGCTGGCGCAGGGCGGGACCATATTTGCTGAGGACGCCAGGCGCGAGCGGCGACGCGCACCCGGTCGACCATTCTTCGGTGAGCCAATCCATCTCCACGAAGTTGATGGCGTCGAGGGCCTCTTCTCCGAAGAAACTCACGAGGGACTGGGTGACGACCTCCTTGCGGTCGTCCACGGTGGCGGGTAGCTCTTCACCTGCACCGAAGGCCACGAGGACACCTGGTGTGCCGGCCGCTGGCGTGCTGTCGAAGATGAAGTCCACCACGACGCCATCTCCGACCGCCGTGCCGTTGAGCCTGTTGTTGCGCCAAAATGGCGTCTTGTACACGATGTGCGCCTTGTAATCCGGCGAGCCCGTCCAGTTTGAGATGAGCCCCGCCTTGAGCTCGGGCAGCTCGGGCTCGAACTCGATGCGTCGAGCGTCCGCGGGCATCATCGCCACGATTACATGACCGCACTCGATCGACAGACGCTCGGTTTCGACGCGCACCGGGCCCGCCGGATCATCCACGATGCGCGTCACGGGGGAAGCGAGCAACACCTGGTCCCCGAGCGCCTCCGCCATCTTCACCGAGAGCATCTGCGAGCCGCCGCTGAACGAGACATCTTGGCTGTCCGAGATGGCCATCAAACGCTCGAGCCCGCCGACGGATTTGACGGCAGCGACGAACCGCAAAAGCGAGATGTCGTACGGCTGGCAGCCGAACGTGAAGTCGATGGCGAGATCGATGTCGCGCCGGCCCCAGACGGTCGACGAGTTGTCCGCGAGCCAGTGGGCCATCGAGACTTCATCGTACTCGGCCGCACGCGGCGCGTCCCACGGCGCGCCCACCGGGAGCTCGGCCGCCATCCCCTCGAGTTTGTCCCTCAGCTGCCTGAGCTCCCGCGCCTCGGCGCGCGAGAAGAGCCGGCCCGTCCCGGCCACGCGGACGCCGTCGAAGAGGAACACCGGGTTTCCCTTGGACTCCGCCGCGTCCACGGTGCCGACGCCGAGCTCCTCCGCGAGCGCCAGGATGCGCGTGTGCTTCGGGCTCACCCAGGCCCCTCCGCCGTCGACCATCACGCCTTGGCTGACCTCCTGGCTGATGGTCAAACCTCCGACCCGGTTTCGAGCTTCGACCACGACGACGGAGCCGACGCCCGCCTTCCGTAGCTCCCGCGCGGCGACGAGCCCTGACAAACCAGCGCCGACCACGACGACGCCCGCCGTCCTCCTCTCCAGCGGGGCGGACCGAGCGCAACCACCGCGTCCGCAGCCGAGGAGAAGGCCGCCTCCAAGACTCGCCGCGCCACGGAGGAAGGACCTTCGCGTGAAGGGTGGACGTAATCTCATGCGCCGCTGCACGTCACGCCTCGCTTTCCCATCGAACGCACGGGCTCGCCCCCGTCCCCTTGGCCTCGAGAAACGGGGATCGCGCCGGCTTCGAGGCCGGTTGCCCCATTCATGATGGAAGTAAGACCGGCTGGTCGGCAGCGGTGACTCTCACCTTTTCGGAGCCTCATGGAGCAAGGACCCTGAGCTCTGTAACACGCTCCGTCCCGCGTGCGCAAGGGGGAAGTCTCGGCGACGCCGGCCGGGGAAACGAGGAAACGAAAATCATGTGAATGGGGAAAGCCACCCGCGCCGAGCCCCATCTCACCCAAACTCTCGGCATTGGCTCCGCACGCGCGAGGTTTCACCTTGACATGCACATCTACGCAAGCCGACTCGCCTTTTTCCGCGGGCAACCGCGCCGAGCGAGCGCTCTCCAGGGACGTGAGCGACATCAAGGAGGGCGCCGCTCAATGGAGAATGGCCGCCTCGCCTGGGAGACGGGAGTGAGCCCTTTGTCGAGCGCACCGATCGCGCCGAAATCGAGGAGCGCGATCCGGTTCTTGCGGAGCAACATGATCTCCCCCGGGACGAGCTTGCCCCGCGACGCCTGGCCTCGGAGGAGTGGCGCGATCTCGCCCTGGGTGAGCCGGCGACAGAGCTTCTTCAGGTGGACGCGATTTTCTTTGCGCCATCGCTTGGCTCGCTTCGGGTCGAGCGCGCTCGTGCGGGCATAATCCGACAAAAGCACGCCGTCGACGAACTCCATCACGAGGACGCGCCGGGAACAGTATCGAGAGAAAACCTTGGGCACATACGCCCTACGGGTCGGGAGCGCGCGCCGCGTCGCTCGTATCGCGGCGGCCTCGACGCGGTAATCGAGCTCGCCCTCGAGCGTGCTCACGAGCATCGAATGAATATCGGAGGCCTGGGCGCGGGTGACGATGCGAAAACATCGACAGAATCGCAATGCCGCCTCGATGAGCGCCGCGTCGCGCGTGAATGCGGCATCGACGCCGGGTCTTTGAACTTTGACAGCAATCTTCACGTCGCGGTCCACGAGCCACGCCACGTGGACCTGACCGATCGAGGTGACGGCGATGGGTACGACGTCGAACTCGCGAAAGGCTTCCTTCACGGGTCGCGCAAGTTCTTGCTCGATGATGCGCACGACGGCATCGGCATGGAATGCGAACGCCCAGTCATGGATTTGGCAGAGTTCCTCGCAAAATGCATTCGAGAAGGCGCTTCTGTGTGTGGCGACGCGCTGGCCGACTTTGATCCATAAGCCGCCGAGGCGCTCCAGCTCTCCCCGGACGAGCTGCCCGAGGTAGAGCGGCGTACTCTTCGTGCCCGGCCGCCCGAGCCGCATCCAGCACAAGTGCCAGGAGATTCGTAGGAGCAGCCAGGCAACGAAGAGCCAGCGAGGGATACGTACTTGCGGGGGAGGAAGGTTCGTATCGCTTGTCGGGATCGAAAGCGGGGTAGGAATGTCCTTCGCTCTCAACATCGCTCAGGGGGCGGCGCGCCCTGGGGAGCACGGCGGATGTGTAGAAGCGGGGGGCGACGGGAGCTCTGTGCCGCGGCCGAGAAAGACCGAGGCGCTCGGCTCAGCCGAGGCCCCACATCTTGCCGTACTTGCGCTTCTTCTTCTTCTCGCGGACGACCACGACGACGGTCTGCGCGTCGGATGGGATGGCCTTGGCCGCGATCCCTTCTTCCAGGACGTCCGTGATGCGGTCCATGAGCGCGCCGGGGTGGCCCTTGCGGAGCTTCTTGACCTGACGGCGCTTCTTCTTGCCGAGGTCGATGATGATCGGCTCGCGCCGCTCGGGCGCGAGGGCTGCCGCCGCGGGGGCGGCGAGCTTGCTGTTCTGTGCGGTTTCGTTAGCCATTTGTCATCCCATCACTTTCTCGATGAGCGGAGCTCGAGGCACCGTCAGGGTGGAACTCGTCAGAAGAGGCTGCTCAGCTTGAAGCGCTTGCGGCCCTTGCGCACCGCGCTGAACGTGTTCTTCGACAGGTCCTTGAGCCAGCCGTCCTTCTTCTTTCGGTTCGAGCGCCGGTGCCTCTTGAGGTACTCGCCGTAGATCGAGCCGCCGGAACGGGCGCTGCGGCGGGCGATCTTCTCGAGGAGCTTGACGCTCTTCGACTGCTTCTTCTGCTTGCGCTTCTTGCCCTTGATCTCGATCACGGTGCCGTTGCCGGCCGCGAGCTGCGTGCTCCGCGGAATCACGATCCGCTTGACGCCTTTGATTCTAATTTGCCTGACTTCCATTGATGCCTCCCAAGGAGGGTGCCCTCTCGCCGAGAGATCCGGGGGCGTGGCCTCGATGTCATCGAAGCGCGCATCCGTGGGCGCCTCCAACGAAAAACCACCAGACTGTAACGGCTACTTCGCGCCGCGTCTACAATCATTCTGCTTCATTTGCCACCCTTACCCTGGGGCCCCTCGTCGCCCCGAGCGTGCCGCACCCCGCGCAGAGACGAAAGTACTTTGTACGCTGTCATGCTTCACTCTTGACGGTCTGTGGAATGTTTGCTGACCACCCCGTCACGGGTACCAGCAGATGAACGTTCCTCAACTGTCAAGTCGGAAAATGCTGTCCGTGTGTACTTTGTGTTGCATGTGAGAAAAATGCAGGGGGAGCGAGCGCTGCTGTTGCGGATGTTGAGCGTGTCTGGGACGGAGTGACGCTTGACATGCTTCCGGGTCTGGTGGTTAGAATTATGTCCGTATCCACCCGTACCGGCACTCCGGAGCGCCGCGAGGTAGCCATGCAAGACCCCCGTATCCGCATCACTCATGTCGGGACCTATGTCCCCACGCGGCGCGTGTCGAACGAGGACAGGCTGGCAGAGTTCGGGTTCGATGCGGAATTTCTGCGCAAAAAACTCGGCATTGCGATGCGAGCAGAAAAGGAGCCCGCCGAGGATACGAGCGACCTGTGCGTGGCGGCGTTCGCCGATATCGAGCGGCGCGCGAAGTTCTCCCGCTCGGAGATCGAGCTCTGCTGCGTCGTCACCCAGAACCCCGATCAGAAAGTTCCCCACACCGCGGCCATCGTCCACCACAAACTCGGCCTCTCGAAGGGCTGCATGACCTTCGACATCTCCCAGGGCTGCGCAGGGTATGTCCACGCCCTCGCGCTCGCGAGTGCCATGATGGAACGGTTCGGGCTGAAGAACGCGCTCGTCTTCACCTCGGATCCGTATTCGAAAATCGTCGACCCGAACGACAAAGGCACGGCGCTCATCTTCGGCGATGCCGCGTCGGTATCGCTCCTGTCCACGAGCGGCGCAGGGTACCGGCTCGTCGATGCGACCTTCGGCACCGAGCCCGGCACCACGGAGTGCCTCCACACGCGCGACGGCGCGCTGAAGATGGACGGCGCCTCGGTGCTCTTCCACGCGACCCATGAGGTGCCGGCCAGCGTCCGCTCGCTGCTCGCGAAGAACGGGAAAACCCTCGACGACGTCGGCCTCGTCCTCTTGCACCCGGGCTCGAAGCGGGTCGTCGATCTCATCAGGAAGAGTCTGCAGCTCGACGACGCCAAGGTGCCGTTCGAGATCGCCGAGGTCGGCAATACGGTCTCATCATCCATCCCGCTCGTGCTCCAGCAGCACGTCAGCCGGAAAAAGCACGACCTTCTGATGCTCAGCGGCTTCGGCGTGGGTTTTTCGTGGGGAACATGCATTTTGCAATTGCAAAACGATGAGGAGAAGCATTGATGGTCACGCATGAGGACGTCCTGCACACGCTCGAGGGGGCGGATGTTTCTACGCCCGTCGCAGATCTGAAGCTGGACATACCGCTCATCTCGCAGGGGCTCGACTCCCTGGACATGGCGACGGTGATGCTCGCGCTCGAAGCGAAATACAACAAGGCGATCCGCCCCGAGCAGGCTTCGCGGCTTCGGACCGTCGCCGACATCGTCACGTTCTTGAACTCGTGAACGGCAGTCCATCGATAGGCTCGTGCCCGACCCGAGCCTGCGATACGGCCCCCTCCTGATGCTCGCAGCGTGACGCCCGCTCCATTGCACCCTCGGCCGGAGGTCGAGGGCATGAAGGTGTATCGCGTCATCAAGCTGGACAAAATGGGGAGACTCTCGCGCGACGACGACACCGGCAGGGCCGCTCCCCCCATCGAGGTCTGCCTCAAGCACAAGCACAAGCTGAAGTGGAAGCCCAGGAAGATGCTGAAGAAGCTCTGGGGCGCCTGGTTATGATTTCGTCGTGGGCGGGTTGACGGCGTAGATCGGGAAATAACTCTCGATGATGCCCGCCGCATAATCGTCGGCGAGCTGGGGAATCTCGTCCCACGCGTACGTCCGCCCCTCGCGCGGCGCCATCCAGCCGCGCGCCTCCGCGAACGCAACCGCGGCGAGCCCCTCCACATAACGCGCGTAATGCGTGAAGACGTGGATGTGCCGGGCGATGCACTCCATGGAGCGCACCGTCGGGTACGTCATGACGCGCTTCCACCCGGTCGTGCACAGGACGCCCTCGCGCGCGAGCGCCTTGAGCGTGCTCCGGTAATTGGCGCCGATATTGTCGATGAAAATCGACACGCCACGCCCTCCGGTCCGTTCGCGGAGCGCCGCCAGGAAATCCTCCTCGAACGTCTTTTCGCCGAAAGCGCCGCGGTCGATGCCATCGATGCCAATTTCCGCGAGCTGGGCGAGCCGACTCTTCTGGGAGGTGATCATCGCGACGCGGCAGCCCGCGAGCTTCGCCAGCTCGAGCTCGGCGAGGGCGACGCCGCCGCCCCAGCCGCAGACGAAGACATCCTCGGCCGGGACTTCGGGGAGCTGCGCACGAAAACAGCCCCAAGCGACGTTCCAATTCGCCCAGGCCGTGATGTAGCGCAATGAAAATGCTGCCCATTGCTCGAGCGAGAACCGGCTGCCCGCAGGGACGGGGACGACCTGCCGCTGGTGCAGCTTCGTCGTCTTCGCGAGGCAGCCTATCGTCCCCTTGGCGTCATAACCGAAGATCGTCTCCGGATACCCGTGCTCGTCGGTCTTCCCGGCGCAAAAGACGATGCAGACGTCGCCCTCCCTCACCGTGTCGACCGCGCTGCCCGTACGCAGAATTTCGACGACGCCCGCGTTGCCGATGACCACCTTGCTCTCGCCGCGCAGCTCGCAGATATCGATGGGCGATCGGCGGATCGAGTGGTCCATGTTGCCCTCCCAGCAGCCACGAAGCGGACGGGCGAGCACCTCATCGGGCCCGATGTCGTCGAAGGTGAACGTCTCGCGGACGAGCTTCCCTGGAACGCCTGCGCTCTCGCCGCGATGAAGGACCCATGCCTCCGTCGAGATGACCTGCATGACCTCGCGCTTATCAGAGAATCGAGCGGCAGCGCAAGCGGAAACCACGGGCGCTTCGCGCCCCGAGCCGATGTTTCTGGTTGCGCGTCGTGGGCATTTCGTGCAGCATGCCCGCTCAATATTCGCAGGGTTGAAAATGACAAGGCATGAGATCGAGGCATGGTTGAGCGGGCGGGTCGAGGCTGCACGAGGGCTCCCCCCGGGGACGGTCGACGTCCGCGAGACGTTCATTCATTACGGCCTTGATTCGCTCTCGACGACGCGCATGCTCCAGGAGCTCTCGGCGGCGCT encodes the following:
- a CDS encoding prohibitin family protein, which produces MSDQEPQMQEPLELADSTVESPQILERTTAIARHRFRVWLRNVQFTAYATLVFVLLALGFLWPRIFIVVPSGSHAVMYRFFAGGTVTNRVWGEGVNIIPPWDSLTVYETRLQQESLKFDVLSEEGLNLGVEVSIRYRPNKEMLGFLHQDIGTEYFKRLIKPEVEAHVRRTFGNRPAYEIYASSRDVLQELGQIPVLGRLEESDDHLSSRPYVIIQELKLIDIELPAIVESAIADKYKQEQLMLEYRYRLEREEKEAERKRTEAAGIRDYNIIASKLNPDVLRWRSIEATLELAKAPSSKVVVLGGGQGAHLLMNVEPSMATAPAASAAPAPPGTAAPQKP
- a CDS encoding substrate-binding domain-containing protein; protein product: MNRGPGLWKELGGLALAVWILGNIAYGFIRDQRRMVHAETALIVDVKTTTNTQTDLCGPPTKDGRPVVISMLYGDDKRAWVEQAANRFAKLCPTIQVKLSAMGDIESADAILGGKATPTLWAPADDLVLRYLDNRWKTVHPQRKPLFDIEEQISLVQSPLVLLIWDDRRQVVEAVMAKVSHEHGQWAELMCAAVPTQQDLSGMPIEDMVPGSWIDWYKPLLPAPKKLPPPAPRAATTPDVTNPPSASPFPTVDQMESWGRVKFGHTSPTRAASGFETLYLMAYDYVLPPKVRLGDTNISKHGTGSKLPKAIRPVSNEVTPEDFLRALREQRSAFRSWLRRCEGGLDAPPDSTELLTDSFFNVGSSRYDAVATYEHLAFDTLARIDEFASVLSDVRVLYPQPTFMNQHPVVFLDFGQEITDAQRLVAGKWIAFLRSDEMQKKAIEHGFRPADAALSIRGYDSVQNPFLRFRRYGVTFEAPILEPPRLDGEVVHDLLRTWEDATGRN
- a CDS encoding 50S ribosomal protein L11 methyltransferase is translated as MNGLESSLRVALADKRLNRIDGLYVVTDRLDYPAIDQVFPLFAEQQFFLDELAHDRIRGAEVLEIGIGSGVLSIGAARAGARYVTALEINPRAKIFAGFNAMLNGVADRIAIVDGNDQLFLPLAGRRFDYVMSNPPFEPTPPGMQYFHHSAAGPYGLDFLEKLFVGLDAHLTDEGHAQIVTAAPGDAKSPTFLIDLVQKHLRGSTRIVQNPFTMTFDAIMDRLAGKNMGTVEQVDGLREMARRTGATHVHLCMIHYHLGQKSLKVETSKKTYADYWDLPAEEIMLRASGP
- a CDS encoding FAD-dependent oxidoreductase gives rise to the protein MVGAGLSGLVAARELRKAGVGSVVVVEARNRVGGLTISQEVSQGVMVDGGGAWVSPKHTRILALAEELGVGTVDAAESKGNPVFLFDGVRVAGTGRLFSRAEARELRQLRDKLEGMAAELPVGAPWDAPRAAEYDEVSMAHWLADNSSTVWGRRDIDLAIDFTFGCQPYDISLLRFVAAVKSVGGLERLMAISDSQDVSFSGGSQMLSVKMAEALGDQVLLASPVTRIVDDPAGPVRVETERLSIECGHVIVAMMPADARRIEFEPELPELKAGLISNWTGSPDYKAHIVYKTPFWRNNRLNGTAVGDGVVVDFIFDSTPAAGTPGVLVAFGAGEELPATVDDRKEVVTQSLVSFFGEEALDAINFVEMDWLTEEWSTGCASPLAPGVLSKYGPALRQPVGRIHWGGSETSAEFDGFMEGAVRAGERVASEVAAILRESGAIPAPAKSG
- a CDS encoding AarF/UbiB family protein; its protein translation is MLRAKDIPTPLSIPTSDTNLPPPQVRIPRWLFVAWLLLRISWHLCWMRLGRPGTKSTPLYLGQLVRGELERLGGLWIKVGQRVATHRSAFSNAFCEELCQIHDWAFAFHADAVVRIIEQELARPVKEAFREFDVVPIAVTSIGQVHVAWLVDRDVKIAVKVQRPGVDAAFTRDAALIEAALRFCRCFRIVTRAQASDIHSMLVSTLEGELDYRVEAAAIRATRRALPTRRAYVPKVFSRYCSRRVLVMEFVDGVLLSDYARTSALDPKRAKRWRKENRVHLKKLCRRLTQGEIAPLLRGQASRGKLVPGEIMLLRKNRIALLDFGAIGALDKGLTPVSQARRPFSIERRPP
- a CDS encoding 3-oxoacyl-[acyl-carrier-protein] synthase III C-terminal domain-containing protein, producing the protein MTLDMLPGLVVRIMSVSTRTGTPERREVAMQDPRIRITHVGTYVPTRRVSNEDRLAEFGFDAEFLRKKLGIAMRAEKEPAEDTSDLCVAAFADIERRAKFSRSEIELCCVVTQNPDQKVPHTAAIVHHKLGLSKGCMTFDISQGCAGYVHALALASAMMERFGLKNALVFTSDPYSKIVDPNDKGTALIFGDAASVSLLSTSGAGYRLVDATFGTEPGTTECLHTRDGALKMDGASVLFHATHEVPASVRSLLAKNGKTLDDVGLVLLHPGSKRVVDLIRKSLQLDDAKVPFEIAEVGNTVSSSIPLVLQQHVSRKKHDLLMLSGFGVGFSWGTCILQLQNDEEKH
- a CDS encoding acyl carrier protein, translating into MVTHEDVLHTLEGADVSTPVADLKLDIPLISQGLDSLDMATVMLALEAKYNKAIRPEQASRLRTVADIVTFLNS
- a CDS encoding zinc-binding dehydrogenase, translated to MQVISTEAWVLHRGESAGVPGKLVRETFTFDDIGPDEVLARPLRGCWEGNMDHSIRRSPIDICELRGESKVVIGNAGVVEILRTGSAVDTVREGDVCIVFCAGKTDEHGYPETIFGYDAKGTIGCLAKTTKLHQRQVVPVPAGSRFSLEQWAAFSLRYITAWANWNVAWGCFRAQLPEVPAEDVFVCGWGGGVALAELELAKLAGCRVAMITSQKSRLAQLAEIGIDGIDRGAFGEKTFEEDFLAALRERTGGRGVSIFIDNIGANYRSTLKALAREGVLCTTGWKRVMTYPTVRSMECIARHIHVFTHYARYVEGLAAVAFAEARGWMAPREGRTYAWDEIPQLADDYAAGIIESYFPIYAVNPPTTKS